The Streptomyces sp. NBC_00224 genome has a window encoding:
- a CDS encoding DNA repair helicase XPB gives MNGPLIVQSDKTLLLEVDHEQAGACRRAIAPFAELERAPEHIHTYRLTPLGLWNARAAGHDAEQVVDALVEFSRYPVPHALLVDVAETMARYGRLTLSKHPVHGLVLTSTDRPVLEEILRSKKVAPLVGARLDADTVAVHPSERGQIKQTLLKLGWPAEDLAGYVDGEAHPIELAEDGWALRPYQKQAVEGFWHGGSGVVVLPCGAGKTLVGAGAMAQAKATTLILVTNTVSARQWKHELVKRTSLTEDEIGEYSGTRKEIRPVTIATYQVLTTRRKGVYPHLELFDSRDWGLIVYDEVHLLPAPVFKFTADLQARRRLGLTATLVREDGRESDVFSLIGPKRFDAPWKEIEAQGYIAPADCVEVRVNLTDSERLAYATAEAEEKYRFCATTATKRKVTEALVRKFAGQQILVIGQYIDQLDELGEHLNAPVIKGETPNAQREKLFESFRQGEISVLVVSKVANFSIDLPEATVAIQVSGTFGSRQEEAQRLGRVLRPKADGHQAHFYSVVARDTLDQDFAAHRQRFLAEQGYAYRIVDADDLLTGDLG, from the coding sequence GTGAACGGGCCACTGATCGTCCAGTCGGACAAGACCCTGCTCCTGGAAGTCGACCATGAGCAGGCCGGCGCCTGCCGCCGGGCCATCGCGCCGTTCGCGGAGCTGGAGCGGGCGCCGGAGCACATCCACACCTACCGGCTGACCCCGCTCGGGCTGTGGAACGCGCGCGCGGCCGGACACGACGCCGAGCAGGTCGTGGACGCGCTCGTCGAGTTCTCCCGCTACCCCGTCCCGCACGCCCTGCTCGTCGACGTCGCGGAGACGATGGCGCGCTACGGACGGCTGACGCTGAGCAAGCACCCCGTCCACGGGCTTGTGCTGACCAGCACCGACCGGCCCGTGCTCGAAGAGATCCTGCGGTCGAAGAAGGTCGCTCCGCTGGTGGGGGCCAGGCTCGACGCGGACACCGTCGCCGTGCACCCCTCCGAGCGCGGCCAGATCAAGCAGACCCTGCTGAAGCTCGGCTGGCCCGCCGAGGACCTCGCGGGGTACGTGGACGGCGAGGCGCACCCCATCGAGCTCGCGGAGGACGGCTGGGCGCTGCGGCCGTACCAGAAGCAGGCCGTCGAGGGGTTCTGGCACGGCGGCTCCGGTGTGGTCGTGCTGCCCTGCGGCGCGGGGAAGACGCTGGTCGGGGCGGGCGCCATGGCGCAGGCCAAGGCGACCACGCTCATCCTCGTGACCAATACCGTCTCGGCCCGGCAGTGGAAGCACGAGCTGGTCAAGCGCACCTCGCTGACCGAGGACGAGATCGGCGAGTACAGCGGGACGAGGAAGGAGATCCGGCCCGTCACCATCGCCACGTACCAGGTGCTCACGACGCGGCGTAAGGGCGTCTATCCGCACCTGGAGCTCTTCGACTCCCGTGACTGGGGGCTGATCGTCTACGACGAGGTGCATCTGCTGCCCGCGCCCGTCTTCAAGTTCACCGCCGATCTGCAGGCGCGGCGGCGGCTCGGGCTCACCGCCACCCTCGTACGCGAGGACGGGCGCGAGTCGGACGTCTTCTCGCTCATCGGGCCGAAGCGGTTCGACGCGCCGTGGAAGGAGATCGAGGCGCAGGGCTACATCGCGCCCGCCGACTGTGTGGAGGTGCGGGTCAATCTGACCGACTCCGAGCGGCTCGCGTACGCGACGGCCGAGGCCGAGGAGAAGTACCGGTTCTGCGCGACCACCGCCACCAAGCGGAAGGTCACCGAGGCGCTGGTACGGAAGTTCGCGGGCCAGCAGATCCTGGTCATCGGGCAGTACATCGACCAGCTCGACGAGCTGGGCGAGCATCTGAACGCGCCGGTGATCAAGGGCGAGACGCCCAACGCCCAGCGCGAGAAGCTCTTCGAGTCGTTCCGCCAGGGCGAGATCTCCGTGCTCGTCGTCTCCAAGGTCGCGAACTTCTCGATCGACCTGCCGGAGGCGACGGTCGCCATCCAGGTGTCCGGCACGTTCGGGTCACGGCAGGAGGAGGCTCAGCGTCTCGGCCGCGTGCTGCGCCCGAAGGCCGACGGCCACCAGGCGCACTTCTACTCGGTGGTGGCCCGCGACACCCTCGACCAGGACTTCGCGGCCCATCGTCAGCGGTTCCTGGCGGAGCAGGGGTACGCGTACCGGATCGTCGATGCGGACGATCTGCTTACGGGGGACTTGGGCTGA
- a CDS encoding glycosyltransferase 87 family protein translates to MPATGVVLLALSLAALAVLCAALRIPMADALVYRAEGAAVAHGTDLYGFTVTRWHLPATYPPFAAILFVPTTWLPVPVLKAAFAVGNALLLALLVRLSCRFARIAPHPAALLAATAAGLWLEPVFQTLLFGQINLALTCLVLWDLTRSPGSPGKGFAVGIAAGIKLTPAIFLLYALLKGRWREAGTGAAALAGTVLLGALVLPRASADFWTRRLFETDRVGKAWIVDNQSLQGLVARLLHTSAPGAVWVAVAAAVAAAGLWTARRADDRWGVLVTALTALLVSPISWSHHWVWCVPLLAVLVAEGRPRTAVAVAAVFAARTLWLVPHAGDLDLHLPWWQQPLASPYALLGLAALGCAAGRSLFGCGPVGAGRAVPRAPKSLWLSWVLRLRRTT, encoded by the coding sequence ATGCCCGCGACAGGCGTCGTCCTGCTCGCCCTCTCCCTCGCCGCGCTGGCAGTGCTCTGCGCCGCACTCCGTATCCCCATGGCGGACGCCCTGGTCTACCGGGCGGAGGGCGCGGCCGTCGCGCACGGCACCGATCTGTACGGCTTCACCGTCACCCGCTGGCACCTGCCCGCCACCTACCCGCCGTTCGCCGCGATCCTCTTCGTGCCGACCACCTGGCTCCCCGTGCCGGTGCTCAAGGCCGCCTTCGCCGTCGGCAACGCACTGCTGCTCGCCCTCCTGGTGCGGCTGTCCTGCCGTTTCGCCCGGATCGCGCCCCACCCCGCCGCCCTGCTCGCCGCCACCGCCGCCGGGCTCTGGCTTGAACCGGTGTTCCAGACGCTGCTGTTCGGCCAGATCAACCTGGCGCTGACCTGCCTGGTCCTGTGGGACCTGACCCGGTCGCCGGGCTCCCCCGGCAAGGGCTTCGCCGTCGGCATCGCGGCGGGCATCAAGCTCACCCCCGCGATCTTCCTGCTGTACGCGCTGCTCAAGGGGCGGTGGCGCGAGGCGGGGACGGGCGCCGCCGCGCTCGCCGGGACCGTCCTCCTCGGCGCGCTCGTCCTGCCCCGCGCCAGCGCGGACTTCTGGACCCGGCGGCTCTTCGAGACCGACCGGGTCGGCAAGGCGTGGATCGTCGACAACCAGTCGCTCCAGGGCCTGGTGGCCCGGCTCCTGCACACGTCCGCGCCGGGCGCGGTGTGGGTGGCGGTCGCGGCCGCCGTGGCGGCGGCGGGCCTGTGGACGGCCCGCCGCGCGGACGACCGCTGGGGCGTCCTGGTCACCGCCCTCACCGCGCTGCTCGTCTCCCCGATCAGCTGGTCGCACCACTGGGTGTGGTGCGTGCCGCTGCTGGCGGTGCTGGTGGCGGAGGGTCGGCCCCGTACGGCCGTCGCCGTAGCGGCCGTCTTCGCCGCGCGCACGCTGTGGCTGGTGCCGCACGCGGGTGACCTGGACCTCCATCTCCCTTGGTGGCAACAGCCGTTGGCGTCGCCGTACGCGCTGCTGGGGCTCGCGGCGCTGGGGTGCGCGGCGGGCAGGTCGCTGTTTGGCTGCGGCCCGGTGGGGGCTGGTCGCGCAGTTCCCCGCGCCCCTAAAAGCCTGTGGCTGAGCTGGGTTCTCCGGCTGCGGCGGACTACCTAA
- a CDS encoding UvrD-helicase domain-containing protein, translating to MSTHDHDPEDPLSRERAHLSESRAALRAMREDVENLDIKDVTANWVNAAVLQRQIDDRIKALADLSHTPLFFGRLDYLHAPGAELAEGAEGERPRPEAANPPLYIGRRHVHDAEGDPMVIDWRAPVSQPFYRASKKDPQDIGLRRRFGYTGGDLTAYEDEHLTDPAEAATTSKLLQAEIERPRVGPMRDIVATIQPEQDEIVRSGLTGSVCVQGGPGTGKTAVGLHRVAYLLYAHRERLARTGTLVIGPNASFLHYIEQVLPALGELEVKQATVDDLVAHVEVKGADDAPAAIVKGDARMAEVLRRAVRSHVSMPTEPLMVVRGSRRWRIPAYELEEIVRELQARDIRYGAAHDALPQRIAHAVLVRMEQAGEAPDDRVQDAVARNTAVKAAVKAMWPPVDPAKLVLRLLADPDFLAAHAEGVLTAEEQKTILWAKPARSVKSAKWSAADAVLIDEANDLVARTHSLGHVVIDEAQDLSPMQYRAVGRRCSTGSATVLGDLAQGTTPWATASWAEALRHLGKADAVVEELTAGFRVPREVIAYASRLLPSISPGLAPVESVRETPGSLDVRSTTDLDADVIAACRESLEHEGSIGLIAADARIPVLAEALMAAGLVFLAPGEETTTESRLTLVPASLAKGLEYDYVVLDEPAAVVDGEPDERTGLRRLYVALTRAVSGLTVCHAAALPQQLA from the coding sequence TTGTCCACGCACGACCACGACCCCGAAGATCCCCTCAGCCGCGAGCGCGCCCACCTCTCCGAGTCACGCGCGGCCCTGCGCGCGATGCGCGAGGACGTGGAGAACCTCGACATCAAGGACGTCACCGCGAACTGGGTGAACGCGGCCGTCCTGCAGCGCCAGATCGACGACCGCATCAAGGCCCTGGCGGACCTCTCGCACACTCCGCTCTTCTTCGGCCGCCTCGACTATCTGCACGCTCCGGGCGCCGAGTTGGCCGAGGGCGCGGAGGGCGAGCGCCCGCGGCCGGAGGCCGCTAATCCACCGCTGTACATCGGGCGCCGCCATGTGCACGACGCCGAGGGCGACCCGATGGTGATCGACTGGCGTGCGCCCGTCTCCCAGCCGTTCTACCGCGCCTCCAAGAAGGACCCGCAGGACATCGGTCTGCGCCGCCGCTTCGGGTACACGGGCGGCGACCTCACCGCGTACGAGGACGAGCACCTCACCGACCCCGCCGAGGCCGCCACCACCAGCAAGCTGCTCCAGGCGGAGATCGAGCGGCCGCGCGTCGGACCGATGCGCGACATCGTGGCGACGATCCAGCCGGAGCAGGACGAGATCGTACGGTCCGGGCTCACCGGATCCGTCTGCGTACAGGGCGGCCCCGGCACCGGCAAGACGGCCGTCGGCCTGCACCGGGTCGCGTACCTCCTCTACGCGCACCGCGAGCGCCTGGCCCGTACCGGCACCCTGGTCATCGGGCCGAATGCGTCCTTCCTCCACTACATCGAGCAAGTGCTGCCCGCGCTCGGTGAGTTGGAGGTCAAGCAGGCGACCGTCGACGACCTGGTGGCGCACGTCGAGGTGAAGGGCGCCGACGACGCGCCCGCCGCGATCGTCAAGGGCGACGCCCGGATGGCCGAGGTGCTGCGCCGCGCGGTCCGCTCGCACGTGAGCATGCCCACCGAACCGCTGATGGTGGTGCGCGGCTCGCGCCGGTGGCGGATTCCGGCGTACGAACTGGAGGAGATCGTCCGGGAGTTGCAGGCGCGCGACATCCGCTACGGCGCCGCCCACGACGCGCTCCCGCAGCGCATCGCGCACGCCGTGCTCGTACGGATGGAGCAGGCGGGCGAGGCGCCCGACGACCGGGTGCAGGACGCGGTGGCCCGCAACACGGCGGTGAAGGCGGCCGTGAAGGCGATGTGGCCCCCGGTCGACCCGGCGAAGCTGGTGCTGCGCCTGCTGGCCGACCCGGACTTCCTGGCCGCGCACGCGGAGGGCGTACTCACCGCCGAAGAGCAGAAGACGATCCTCTGGGCCAAGCCCGCGCGGAGCGTGAAGAGCGCCAAGTGGTCGGCGGCGGACGCGGTGCTGATCGACGAGGCGAACGACCTGGTGGCGCGCACCCACTCGCTCGGCCATGTGGTGATCGACGAGGCGCAGGACCTCTCCCCCATGCAGTACCGGGCGGTCGGCCGCCGCTGCTCGACCGGCTCGGCGACGGTGCTGGGCGACCTGGCGCAGGGCACCACGCCCTGGGCGACGGCGAGTTGGGCCGAGGCGCTGCGCCATCTGGGCAAGGCGGACGCGGTGGTGGAGGAGCTGACGGCGGGCTTCCGCGTGCCGCGCGAGGTGATCGCGTACGCGTCGCGCCTGCTGCCGTCGATCTCCCCGGGCTTGGCCCCGGTGGAGTCGGTCCGTGAGACACCGGGCTCGCTGGACGTACGGTCGACCACGGACCTGGACGCGGATGTGATCGCCGCCTGCCGCGAGTCGCTGGAACACGAGGGCTCGATCGGCCTGATCGCGGCGGACGCGCGGATCCCGGTGCTCGCGGAGGCGCTGATGGCGGCGGGCCTGGTGTTCCTGGCCCCCGGCGAGGAGACGACGACGGAGTCCCGCCTAACCCTCGTCCCCGCGTCCCTTGCGAAGGGCCTGGAGTACGACTACGTGGTCCTGGACGAGCCCGCGGCGGTCGTAGACGGCGAGCCGGACGAACGCACGGGCCTGCGCCGCCTGTACGTGGCACTGACGCGAGCGGTGTCGGGGTTGACGGTGTGCCATGCGGCGGCGCTGCCGCAACAACTGGCCTGA
- a CDS encoding ArsR/SmtB family transcription factor, with product MGDEHVEEWLPQPDAADIELVKVLHALGDPVRLTLLKVYADGEQYSCAPGALGLGHLHKSTVSHHMRIMREAGVTSTRVVGRSRYVRLRRDDLDLRFPGLLDALIKAL from the coding sequence ATGGGTGACGAACACGTCGAGGAGTGGCTGCCGCAGCCCGATGCCGCCGACATCGAGCTGGTCAAGGTGCTGCATGCGCTCGGCGACCCCGTACGGCTGACGCTGCTCAAGGTGTACGCGGACGGCGAGCAGTACAGCTGCGCGCCCGGCGCGCTCGGGCTCGGCCACCTTCACAAGTCGACGGTGTCGCACCATATGCGCATCATGCGCGAGGCCGGGGTCACGTCTACCCGGGTCGTCGGGCGCAGCCGGTATGTGCGGCTGCGCCGGGACGACCTGGATTTGCGGTTCCCCGGGCTTCTTGACGCGCTGATCAAGGCTTTGTGA